In Humulus lupulus chromosome 7, drHumLupu1.1, whole genome shotgun sequence, the following are encoded in one genomic region:
- the LOC133788285 gene encoding uncharacterized protein LOC133788285, whose protein sequence is MSVPDKEISTVEDCVGAGGGNGGDDGDGDDDDESGGVQGRDEQKPKKRAKWHGCYGFSMNFGKARHLVLGPFTKAQRKRSRKTHIKASSNSSALVAAPNASSSSSSGKGCCLCIKKSGIGESSFGSPTSDPNDPTFTYDVLKVLIERNDFYSKECNSHLDDSKSCCRE, encoded by the coding sequence ATGTCTGTGCCAGATAAGGAGATCTCAACCGTTGAAGACTGTGTTGGTGCCGGTGGTGGAAATGGAGGtgatgatggtgatggtgatgatgaCGATGAGAGTGGTGGGGTCCAAGGAAGAGATGAGCAAAAACCGAAGAAGAGAGCCAAATGGCATGGCTGTTATGGGTTTTCAATGAATTTTGGAAAAGCCAGACACTTGGTCCTTGGTCCATTCACCAAGGCCCAAAGAAAACGCTCCAGAAAAACCCATATAAAggcttcttctaattcttctgcACTTGTTGCTGCCCCAAATGCTTCTAGTTCCTCTTCTTCAGGTAAAGGTTGTTGCTTATGTATCAAGAAATCTGGAATTGGGGAATCATCTTTTGGGTCTCCAACTAGTGATCCCAATGATCCAACCTTTACTTATGATGTGCTGAAAGTTTTGATTGAGAGGAATGATTTCTATTCCAAAGAATGCAATTCCCATTTAGATGATTCTAAATCATGTTGTAGAGAATGA